One genomic region from Bacteroidota bacterium encodes:
- a CDS encoding dCMP deaminase family protein encodes MSEKKNRYDKAYMNMASEWAKLSHCKRKQVGALIVKDRMIISDGYNGTPTGFDNECETPENSTKWHVLHAEANAILKVAGSTQSCKDATLYVTLSPCKECSKLIHQSGIKRVVYNIGYSDTEGIDFLEKAGVEVVKLDV; translated from the coding sequence ATGAGTGAAAAGAAAAATCGTTACGATAAAGCATATATGAATATGGCCAGTGAGTGGGCCAAACTTTCTCATTGCAAACGCAAACAGGTTGGTGCTTTAATCGTAAAAGATCGAATGATAATTTCTGATGGTTATAACGGAACACCAACGGGCTTTGACAATGAATGTGAGACCCCCGAAAACTCAACGAAATGGCATGTGTTACACGCCGAAGCTAATGCCATTTTAAAAGTAGCAGGATCAACACAGTCGTGCAAAGATGCTACCCTTTATGTTACTCTTTCGCCTTGTAAAGAATGTTCTAAATTAATACACCAGTCAGGGATAAAACGCGTTGTTTATAATATCGGATACAGCGATACTGAAGGAATTGATTTTTTGGAAAAAGCCGGTGTGGAAGTGGTGAAATTGGATGTATAA